From Opisthocomus hoazin isolate bOpiHoa1 chromosome 10, bOpiHoa1.hap1, whole genome shotgun sequence, a single genomic window includes:
- the KIF7 gene encoding kinesin-like protein KIF7 has product MAAEGAAVRVAVRVRPLLPREALRGHRPCLRADAAAGEVALGRRRFRFAAALPEGAGQAAVYRGCVRPLLRAFFRGFNATVFAYGQTGSGKTYTIGGASGAAINEDEQGIIPRALAETFRLIDENDLVDYTVRVSYLEVYKEEFRDLLQVDTASKDIQIREDDKGNIVLCGVKESEVEGLDEVLSLLEMGNTAKHTGATHVNRQSSRSHTIFTVTMEQRRRAGRLPLHHHPSVPASGHVLVSKFHFVDLAGSERIVKTGNTGERLKESIQINSGLLALGNVISALGDPRRKSSHIPYRDSKITRILKDSLGGNAQTVMIACVSPSSSDFDESLNTLNYASRAQNIQNKAVVNCRKETEHIEELHLQIKNLQKALEQRHRSETRIIHRSASAKRCAPDPTARLLAECAHYRTCTDAAYRLLMELQEHSNLTVEQILRVKEWLCAVESERSELTSAGLDSGIESTSAEDQSPEAQGSKLAKAQVNAEKGSEATKDEQVAKLQRQVECLEEENRDFLAALEDAMEQYKLQSDKLQEQQDKISELHVRLEMAMPNLHVPELLENLHLVTAGQRPHTAPLAAAPCHGLGGVPSGLLAAEQSRRALGRKQLDSSPSMQEEGLAGWHLNHAQCPTGNPEIKATALRRELSRDSEKLAELSSGEEEQEWEQKRSLSRRRNGIQNWSKKEICKLSEELSEGSAHPIPEEHLELSKEVCRRRETLLSPWERLPGKDSEWRLVQAQQKIRELAINIRMKEELIMELIKTGKDAQALNRQYCQKISELEQEAEQVRAELSDSQKQLQELEGKEPWDPGEKRKLQEYRTRVAAAQSKARVLCKKKQATERLVSLSAQSEKRVQELERNIELMRRQQGQLQRRLREESEQKRRLETEVNKQQHQVKELELKHEQHQKILRIKTEEIAAFQRKRRSGSNGSVISLEQQQKIEEQKKWLDMEMDKVLEQRRALDELEDELRKREAIVAKKEALLQEKNGLESKRLRSSQALTDDIVRVSSRLEHLEKELTEKNGQLRHSSAHDQQQIRQEINNLRQEKDQLLKQRLELDNKLRQGTLLSPEEERILFQLDEAIEALDAAIEYKNESITCRQRVLRASASLLSQCEMNLMAKLSYLSSSETRALLCKYFDKVVTLREDQHRQHIAFSELEMQLEEQQQLVYWLEAAVERQRLEMDRQLTLQQKEHEQNMQLLLQQSREHMDEGLASSKLQYEARIQVLEKELSRCMWANQELNQRLSNMNLHPGQTKAGMERSIHGAGDRAPPVLGTCELSSLGEQPVPLAVAEESPRVRDESRDLVHAPLPSTWRRSSLPSDNPGDLRQRDAEHPLRAGQPHELHPPRSIAPAAKPRWELRRASPNLAPGPYHPAMIDVRKNPL; this is encoded by the exons ATGGCGGCGGAGGGGGCGGCGGTGCGGGTGGCGGTGCGCGTGCGGCCGCTGCTGCCCCGCGAGGCGCTGCGCGGCCACCGGCCCTGCCTGCGCGCGGACGCCGCCGCCGGGGAGGTGGCGCTGGGCCGGCGCCGCTTCCGGttcgccgccgcgctgcccgagGGGGCGGGGCAGGCCGCCGTCTACCGGGGCTGCGTCCGGCCGCTGCTGCGGGCCTTCTTCCGCGGCTTCAACGCCACCGTCTTCGCCTACGGGCAGACCGGCTCCGGCAAGACCTACACCATCGGCGGGGCCAGCGGCG CTGCCATCAATGAAGACGAGCAGGGCATCATCCCGCGGGCCCTGGCTGAGACCTTCAGGCTCATCGACGAGAATGACCTGGTTGACTACACAGTCCGAGTGTCCTACCTGGAGGTGTACAAGGAGGAGTTTCGGGACTTGCTGCAGGTGGACACAGCCAGCAAGGACATCCAGATCCGGGAGGATGACAAGGGGAACATCG TGCTCTGCGGGGTGAAGGAGTCGGAAGTGGAAGGGCTGGACGAGGTGCTGAGCCTGCTGGAGATGGGGAACACGGCCAAGCACACGGGAGCTACCCACGTCAACAGGCAGTCGAGCCGCTCGCACACCATCTTCACGGTGACCATGGAGCAGCGGCGCAGGGCCGGCCGCCTccccctccaccaccacccctccGTCCCCGCCTCGGGCCACGTCCTGGTTTCCAAGTTTCACTTTGTGGACCTGGCAGGCTCGGAACGAATTGTGAAGACGGGAAACACgggggagaggctgaaggagagtATTCAGATCAACAGTGGCCTCCTGGCCTTGGGCAACGTCATCAGTGCCCTGGGAGACCCTCGCAGGAAGAGCAGCCACATCCCCTACAGGGACTCCAAAATCACCAG GATCCTGAAGGACTCTCTGGGGGGCAATGCCCAGACCGTGATGATAGCCTGCGTCAGCCCATCCTCCTCCGACTTCGACGAGAGCCTCAACACGCTGAATTACGCCAGCCGGGCTCAAAACATCCAGAACAAGGCTGTGGTGAACTGCCGCAAGGAGACAGAGCACATCGAAGAGCTTCATCTGCAGATAAAGAACCTGCAGAAGGCCCTTGAGCAGCGGCACCGCTCCGAGACCCGTATCATCCACCGCTCGGCCAGCGCCAAACGCTGCGCGCCGGACCCCACGGCTCGGCTGCTGGCGGAGTGCGCGCATTACCGGACCTGCACCGACGCGGCGTACCGGCTGCTGATggagctgcaggagcacagcAACCTGACAGTGGAGCAGATCCTGCGGGTCAAGGAGTGGTTGTGCGCGGTGGAGAGCGAGAGGAGCGAGCTGACCTCAGCTGGGCTGGATAGTGGCATCGAGAGCACATCGGCAGAAGACCAGAGCCCCGAGGCACAAGGCTCAAAGCTGGCAAAAGCCCAG GTGAACGCCGAAAAGGGGAGCGAGGCCACCAAAGACGAGCAGGTGGCCAAACTGCAGAGGCAAGTGGAGTGTCTGGAGGAGGAGAACCGTGATTTCCTGGCTGCACTGGAGGATGCCATGGAGCAGTATAAGCTGCAG AGTGacaagctgcaggagcagcaggacaagaTCTCGGAGCTGCATGTGCGCTTGGAGATGGCAATGCCAAACCTGCATGTGCCAGAGCTGCTGGAAAACCTTCACCTGGTGACCGCCGGCCAGAGACCTCACACGGCCCCGCTGGCTGCTGCCCCGTGCCATGGCCTCGGCGGGGTTCCCTCGGGGCTCCTTGCcgctgagcagagcagaagagccCTGGGCAGGAAG CAGCTCGACAGCAGCCCCTCCATGCAGGAGGAGGGCCTGGCAGGCTGGCACCTGAACCACGCGCAGTGCCCGACGGGCAATCCGGAGATCAAAGCCACGGCGCTGAGGAGGGAGCTCAGCCGGGACTCGGAGAAGCTGGCAGAACTGTCCtcgggagaggaggagcaggagtggGAACAGAAACGGTCCCTGTCCCGGCGCCG AAACGGGATCCAAAATTGGAGCAAGAAAGAGATTTGCAAGCTGAGCGAGGAGCTGAGCGAAGGCAGTGCCCACCCGATTCCGGAGGAGCACCTGGAGCTGTCAAAAG AGGTCTGCAGGAGGCGGGAGACGCTGCTTAGTCCCTGGGAGCGCCTGCCAGGGAAGGACTCTGAGTGGAGGCTGGTGCAAGCACAGCAGAAGATCCGAGAGCTGGCGATCAACATCCGCATGAAGGAGGAGCTGATCATGGAGCTCATTAAGACAG GCAAGGATGCCCAGGCTCTGAACAGGCAGTACTGCCAGAAGATCAGCGAGCTGGAGCAGGAGGCCGAGCAGGTGCGGGCAGAGCTGAGCGACAGCCAGAAGCAGCTCCAGGAGCTGGAGGGCAAAGAGCCCTGGGACCCTGGGGAGAAGCGCAAGCTGCAGGAGTACCGCACACGCGTGGCAGCCGCACAAAGCAAGGCGCGG GTTCTGTGCAAGAAGAAGCAGGCGACAGAGAGGCTGGTGTCGCTCTCGGCCCAGAGCGAGAAGCGAGTGCAGGAGCTGGAGAGGAACATCGAGCTGATGCGGCGGCAGCAGGGCCAGCTGCAGCGCCGGCTGCGGGAGGAGAGCGAGCAGAAGCGGCGGCTGGAGACGGAGGTGAATAAGCAGCAGCACCAAGTCAAG GAACTGGAACTGAAGCACGAGCAGCACCAGAAAATCCTGCGCATCAAAACAGAGGAAATAGCAGCTTTCCAGAGGAAGCGGCGGAGCGGCAGCAACGGCTCCGTGATcagcctggagcagcagcag AAAATTGAGGAACAGAAGAAGTGGCTGGATATGGAGATGGATAAAGTTCTTGAGCAGCGCCGGGCCCTGGACGAGCTGGAAGATGAGCTGCGGAAGCGGGAAGCTATCGTGGCCAAAAAGGAAgccctgctgcaggagaagaACGGCCTGGAGAGCAAACGACTGCGCTCCAGCCAG GCCCTGACGGATGACATCGTGCGTGTGTCCAGCCGCCTGGAGCACCTGGAAAAGGAGCTGACCGAGAAGAACGGGCAGCTGCGTCACAGCAGTGCCCACGACCAGCAGCAGATCCGCCAGGAGATCAACAACCTGCGCCAGGAGAAGGACCAGCTGCTTAAACAGAGGTTGGAGCTCGACAACAAGCTGCGTCAGGgcaccctgctgtccccagag gAAGAACGGATCCTTTTCCAGCTGGATGAGGCAATTGAGGCTCTGGATGCAGCCATCGAGTACAAGAATGAGTCCATCACGTGCAGGCAGCGAGTCCTCCGGGCCTCGGCCAGCCTGCTGTCCCAGTGCGAGATGAACCTCATGGCCAAGCTCAGCTACCTCTCCTCCTCCGAGACccgagctctgctctgcaaaTACTTTGACAAG GTGGTGACGCTGCGAGAGGATCAGCACAGGCAGCACATTGCCTTCTCGGAGCTGGAGatgcagctggaggagcagcagcagctggtgtaCTGGCTGGAGGCAGCTGTGGAACGCCAGCGCCTGGAGATGGACCGGCAGCTCACCCTGCAGCAGAAGGAGCACGAGCAGAACATGCAGCTACTGCTCCAGCAGAGCCGCG AGCACATGGATGAGGGGCTGGCCAGCAGCAAGCTGCAGTACGAGGCGAGGATTCAGGTGCTGGAAAAGGAGCTGAGCCGTTGTATGTGGGCAAACCAGGAGCTGAACCAGAGGCTGAGTAACATGAACCTCCATCCTGGACAGACCAAAG cagggatggagagaagcattcacggggctggggacagagctcCCCCTGTGCTGGGGACCTGTGAGCTCTCCAGCCTTGGGGAACAGCCCGTGCCCCTGGCCGTTGCAGAAGAAAGCCCTCGGGTCAGGGACGAGAGCCGGGACCTGGTGCACGCTCCTTTGCCGTCGACGTGGAGGCGTTCGTCCCTGCCCAGCGACAACCCCGGGGACCTGCGGCAGAGGGACGCCGAGCACCCgctgagagcagggcagccccaCGAGCTGCACCCGCCACGGAGCATCGCTCCTGCCGCCAAGCCCCGTTGGGAGCTGCGCAGGGCCAGCCCAAACCTGGCCCCAGGGCCATACCACCCAGCAATGATAGACGTCAGGAAAAATCCACTCTAG
- the TICRR gene encoding treslin, whose amino-acid sequence MACSHSVVFLLDAASPGRRARLQRGALRLLTHLGCRFGLPRLRWAFRFFDSLGGRGGASRGGGFRPPGPRAWARFEEELEERFGARGPAAGLPGPAPRAALTHSGLKETLLDFQWDRPEIASPAKPLRRSRRTGLAAGEAPESQAPPEGFVNAVFLFSPCPHSRRELRRFVSGSDAASSPRELPTAQELAEKLLPKSVQELIAAQKITLFWVDTAEWSQLIESPDHVGYWTMFELIRQMGGTILSAETLVQCLSHHRADLARGFLGDSSYPLLQTVPWTMLLPLDATLNCLFSKPSVFQAVFPQQEGTLFLSMPGEEKQESCAVILEPLAMSQRQLHCPVSIFLKGSLTGWSLVQAGHFLTESWILQSSQAEQAERNRSLFHQLLRSLVTEELHMVAEVSLSKTSCPCTAVLSPLSETTAVLTLLRTEKTAEAQRCNLEGAVVETSSQDHALHLPDIVNSVLSKIDTSVEDSLASIGEETPMPEWVQRELSHAGSWHPSVLEAWYPASNACGASSDLMESFRLLQVPCANWKDNTDQSEMELSESLSELYQRKFSETSAAAGPGNNRKRRGVPRTPVRQKMKTMSRSLQMLNVARLNVKAQKFQPDGVSPAVNEKVPQKLSVKRLDEKVEEKEKALKISIDLKTEEELQSHLMASYQKAVAEGVLSSVCAQKMIMAIKRFLKVQDTKEKEVACVERVRSNLLKTSKMLRQQHGLQKETKVRECRLQVFLRLELCLQCPSLQSNTDEMEQLLEEMTDMLRILCLTEDPGYLTKFLEEILELYMNSIPKTLGDIYYGLGTQIPPKLASVLPPDFFSDDSVTLDSKSPSLPPSLSSALTPSTACLRTEGDQLEELRTRSAKKRRNNVLARHRSMTEAPQNLRQIEIPKIAKNPIRKETLRSYFATEKSQQMPLLQKEAVQEVTKVRRNLFNEEILSPSKRSMKKMPRSQSVSAVEGLRYKCTDEGTKDHRKLLTKRVAETPLHKQVSRRLLHKQIKGRSSDPGCDTGVVEESPEKAINEAGLRRSPRIKQLSLNRTCSGVFSSTTQPSSQNSQRVRRAQEEESCTLQDVEGIKRHSETPTVQTPKRFFFGAVIDACSPAVKPSPGRRTRKDSLHLEELTAYENPRKTPHKSVQKPLNSASTLPRRSPRILHRTRQKLEKTPVKSPAAKQTAAKCLGKYFSHPVQRVKSPSVLIESKRVHLLQETSKDCSPAERLSPPYKEAGLQIPEHEGFAVLDASLLPLTDSNPAASSPSAIQERCFVELQTPRRSLRYLSKLASPVGPRRQILPREVQVQSDPLSQATKSTPRKPEGPGSKLCTSPPSAEISQLAVRLDPAFSSPLRERSTNAVPICSPSHAQAVESDWELDASKRSFQKSPGITGSSLRSLLQTSRQAKCEPNSGGENLTLASATPSKSKDNHHDSGDNSPLESLQLCQSQITENTPVSEKNKQVDVASQESSPRDDLENLEKHSSPKPSAAEQVHAQNAETECEQLVKEGNSSANTTCESLLSGSQTVSDGVEPRTPLKAPSLQRHSKFALNTSPPMPKSAPAYSLRCTADRRQREAAARMGNPQLLAKFSTPKSRCKLPSASPPTYEVELEMQASGLPKLRIKKIGSCSSLEVQPEASASKPKGEESPFGDLAMTWCSKHPGKLAAACVSPSCFRSFHSTPGKGGGQTYICQSYTPTSCASNATSPSPLEAGVPWTPSPKQKGKTTPDAINDWPRRKRAVASTANASCGQSEKNGDEQKTMSAGREGQVKISEHCSGKVTNALGEFELEGIYRLQDQASPSDSEPRADEDSAMGTFDLKSRKRVFTYLSPEKEENNDAKRSCTDRCNSDLTGFSTDDGNRSKPRTDSVLPEKPGACALITPEQHSSVGDDDVFLLSGSTPPVKSVLSASSLLALTRSPLLCQGQTPPSRRTRVREEESDAFPIAANQELSPFHIMASRKRPLSRTYSRKKLLS is encoded by the exons ATGGCGTGCTCCCACAGCGTGGTGTTCCTGCTGGACGCGGCcagcccggggcggcgggcgcggctcCAGCGCGGCGCCCTGCGGCTCCTCACCCACCTGGGCTGCCGCTTCGGCCTGCCCCGCCTCCGCTGGGCCTTCAGGTTCTTCGACTCCCTCGGAGGCCGCGGTGGGGCCTCGCGGGGCGGCGGCTTCCGCCCGCCGGGTCCCCGCGCCTGGGCCCGTTtcgaggaggagctggaggagcggTTCGGGGCGCGGGGACCCGCCGCCGGCCTGCCCGGTCCGGCACCCCGCGCCGCCCTCACCCACAGCGGCCTGAAGGAGACGCTCCTTGACTTCCAGTGGGACCGCCCGGAGATCGCGTCCCCCGCCAAGCCGCTCCGCAGGAGCCGGAGGACGGGGCTGGCCGCCGGAGAGGCCCCGGAGAGCCAGGCCCCCCCCGAGGGCTTTGTGAATGCCGTCTTCCTCTTCTCCCCTTGCCCCCACTCGCGGAGGGAGCTGCGGCGGTTCGTGTCGGGGAGCGACGCTGCCTCGTCCCCTCGGGAGCTGCCCACGGCTCAGGAGCTGGCGGAGAAACTCCTGCCCAAGAGCGTCCAGGAGCTGATTGCGGCCCAGAAGATCACGCTGTTCTGGGTGGACACTGCCGAGTGGTCCCAG CTGATCGAGTCCCCAGATCATGTTGGATACTGGACAATGTTTGAACTGATCCGTCAGATGGGAGGCACCATTTTGTCGGCTGAAACCTTAGTGCAGTGTTTGAGTCACCACAGGGCAGATCTTGCTCGTGGCTTTCTTGGAGACTCAAGTTACCCACTGCTACAGACTGTGCCTTGGACCATGCTTCTGCCGTTAGACGCGACTTTGAACTGCTTGTTCTCGAAGCCCTCTGTATTTCAAGCAGTATTCCCCCAGCAAGAAGGGACGTTGTTTCTCAGCATGCCtg gagaagagaagcaggaaaGCTGTGCTGTAATCCTGGAACCGCTCGCCATGAGCCAAAGACAACTGCATTGTCCTGTTAGCATCTTCCTGAAAGGCAGCTTGACGGGTTGGAGCTTGGTGCAGGCTGGCCACTTCCTCACAGAGAGCTGGATACTGCAGAGCTCACAGGCTGAGCAGGCAGAACGTAACAGGTCGCTGTTTCATCAGCTGTTAAGGAGTCTAGTGACTGAAGAACTGCACATG gtgGCTGAAGTATCTCTATCTAAAACTTCGTGCCCCTGCACTGCTGTTTTATCACCACTTTCTGAGACTACTGCAGTTCTGACTTTACTCCGTACCGAGAAGACTGCTGAAGCTCAGCGATGCAACCTTGAAGGAGCTGTAGTGGAGACCTCTTCCCAAGACCATGCTCTTCACCTCCCAGATATTGTGAATAGTGTGTTGAGTAAAATTGACACATCAGTGGAAGATTCTCTGGCCAGTATAG GAGAAGAAACTCCTATGCCAGAGTGGGTCCAGCGGGAACTGTCCCACGCCGGGAGCTGGCATCCTTCAGTGCTTGAGGCATGGTATCCTGCGTCGAATGCTTGTGGCGCCAGCTCAGATCTGATGGAGTCATTCAG GCTCCTGCAGGTTCCTTGTGCTAACTGGAAGGATAACACAGACCAATCTGAAATGGAACTCTCGGAAAGTCTGTCTGAGCTGTACCAGAGAAAATTCAGTGAAACATCTGCTGCAGCTGGACcaggaaataacagaaaaaggc GTGGGGTTCCCCGAACTCCAGTGAGGCAGAAGATGAAGACCATGTCCAGGTCCCTGCAGATGCTCAACGTAGCGAGACTGAATGTAAAAGCTCAGAAGTTTCAACCTGATGGTGTGTCACCAGCAGTGAATGAGAAGGTTCCACAGAAGCTTTCAGTGAAAAGATTGGATGAaaaggtggaagaaaaggaaaaggcacTTAAAATATCAATAG ACTTAAAAACTGAGGAGGAACTGCAGTCCCATTTAATGGCAAGCTACCAGAAGGCTGTTGCTGAGGGAGTTCTTTCATCTGTGTGTGCCCAGAAAATGATCATGGCCATTAAAAGGTTCTTGAAAGTACAGGATACCAAAGAGAAAGAG GTGGCCTGTGTGGAAAGAGTCAGAAGCAATCTTCTGAAGACCAGCAAAATGCTCAGACAACAGCATGGCTTGCAGAAGGAGACCAAAGTCAGAGA GTGCCGACTTCAAGTATTTTTGCGCCTTGAGTTATGTCTTCAGTGCCCTTCGCTGCAAAGCAACACTGACGAAATGGAGCAGTTGTTAGAAGAG ATGACAGATATGCTGCGCATTTTATGCCTGACTGAAGACCCAGGGTATCTCACAAAGTTTCTAGAGGAAATATTAGAATT GTATATGAATTCTATACCAAAGACCCTTGGAGATATTTACTACGGCCTCGGTACACAAATACCCCCGAAGCTGGCATCTGTTCTGCCTCCAGACTTCTTCAGTGATGACTCTGTGACTCTGGATAGCAAATCTCCAAGCCTTCCACCATCTTTATCATCTGCCTTAACTCCCAGCACTGCTTGCCTACGCACTGAGGGTGATCAGCTGGAGGAGCTGCGCACCAGATCTGCCAAAAAGAGAAG GAATAATGTGTTAGCCAGACACAGGAGCATGACAGAAGCACCACAGAACTTGCGTCAAATTGAGATTCCCAAGATAGCCAAGAATCCCATCAGAAAG GAGACCTTGCGTTCTTACTTTGCCACTGAGAAGTCCCAGCAGATGCCTTTGTTGCAGAAAGAAGCAGTGCAAG AGGTTACAAAGGTAAGGAGGAACCTCTTCAATGAAGAGATACTTTCACCATCGAAAAGGTCTATGAAGAAGATGCCTAGAAGCCAGTCAGTATCTGCTGTGGAAGGCTTAAGATACAAATGTACTGATGAAGGCACTAAAG ATCATCGCAAGTTATTGACCAAGAGAGTTGCAGAAACCCCGCTACATAAGCAGGTCTCCAGGAGACTACTACATAAGCAGATCAAAGGCCG GTCTTCTGATCCAGGTTGTGACACCGGTGTTGTAGAAGAGTCTCCAGAGAAGGCCATAAATG AAGCAGGTTTGAGAAGAAGCCCACGCATCAAACAGCTGTCTTTGAATAGGACCTGCTCTGGTGTTTTCTCTTCCACTACACAGCCCAGCTCACAAAATTCCCAGCGAGTCCGTCGGGCACAAGAAGAGGAGAGCTGTACACTGCAGGATGTAGAAG GCATTAAGCGGCATTCAGAGACCCCCACTGTCCAGACTCCCAAGAGGTTTTTCTTTGGTGCAGTCATTGACGCATGTAGCCCTGCGGTGAAGCCTTCGCCTGGAAGGAGAACAAGAAAAGATTCCTTACACCTAGAGGAGCTGACTGCCTATGAG aATCCTAGAAAAACACCTCATAAATCTGTCCAGAAGCCACTGAATTCTGCCAGTACGCTACCAAGGAGATCACCTCGCATTCTCCACAGGACCCGACAGAAGCTGGAGAAGACTCCTGTCAAAAGTCCAGCTGCTAAGCAGACTGCAGCCAAGTGTTTGGGAAAGTACTTTTCTCATCCTGTACAAAGGGTCAAGTCACCATCTGTGTTAATTGAAAGTAAGAGGGTTCACTTATTGCAAGAAACTTCTAAGGATTGTTCCCCAGCAGAAAGACTTTCCCCTCCTTACAAAGAGGCTGGCTTACAAATACCAGAACATGAAGGGTTTGCAGTGCTCGATGCCTCGTTATTACCTCTGACAGATTCAAATCCAGCTGCTTCTTCACCCTCTGCTATCCAGGAAAGGTGTTTTGTAGAACTGCAAACTCCAAGACGTTCCTTGAGGTACCTCTCAAAATTAGCATCTCCAGTTGGTCCTCGGAGGCAAATCCTCCCAAGGGAAGTTCAGGTGCAGTCAGATCCGTTGTCTCAAGCAACTAAAAGCACTCCCAGGAAACCTGAAGGTCCAGGTTCAAAATTATGTACCAGCCCACCAAGTGCAGAAATATCACAGCTCGCTGTGAGGCTAGACCCTGCCTTCAGTTCCCCTCTCCGTGAAAGGTCCACGAATGCTGTGCCAATCTGCTCTCCTTCCCATGCGCAGGCTGTGGAGTCTGACTGGGAACTTGATGCATCTAAACGATCTTTTCAAAAATCTCCAGGTATTACTGGCAGTTCGCTGAGGTCCCTGCTTCAAACATCCAGGCAGGCCAAATGTGAACCCAATTCTGGAGGAGAGAACCTCACACTTGCATCTGCAACACCTTCTAAAAGTAAGGACAATCATCATGATAGTGGTGATAACTCTCCTCTAGAAAGTCTCCAGCTTTGTCAGTCCCAAATTACTGAAAATACCCCTGTATCAGAGAAGAATAAACAGGTGGATGTAGCATCTCAAGAGTCTTCTCCAAGAGATGACTTGGAAAACTTGGAAAAACATTCGTCTCCAAAgccctctgctgcagagcaggtacATGCACAGAATGCTGAGACAGAGTGTGAGCAATTGGTTAAGGAGGGGAACTCCAGTGCAAACACCACCTGCGAGTCCTTGCTAAGTGGTTCTCAAACAGTTAGTGATGGCGTGGAACCAAGAACCCCGCTGAAGGCTCCAAGTCTTCAGAGACACTCCAAATTTGCCCTGAATACTTCGCCTCCTATGCCAAAGTCTGCTCCTGCCTATTCTTTACGGTGCACTGCAGACAGGCGGCAGCGGGAGGCCGCAGCACGGATGGGAAATCCTCAACTTCTAGCCAAGTTCTCTACTCCTAAAAGTCGTTGCAAACTGCCCTCTGCTAGCCCACCGACTTACGAAGTTGAACTTGAAATGCAAGCTTCAGGCCTGCCCAAACTTCGCATTAAGAAAATTGGCTCTTGCTCATCGTTGGAAGTTCAACCTGAAGCAAGTGCCAGCAAGCCCAAGGGAGAAGAAAGCCCCTTTGGTGACCTTGCTATGACCTGGTGTAGCAAGCACCCGGGAAAACTAGCAGCTGCCTGTGTTTCACCATCCTGCTTCCGCTCTTTCCACAGTACACCTGGGAAGGGTGGAGGACAGACCTACATATGCCAGTCATACACCCCAACGAGTTGTGCCTCTAATgccacctccccttcccccttaGAAGCAGGAGTTCCCTGGACACCTTCTCCAAAGCAGAAGGGGAAGACTACTCCTGATGCTATCAACGATTGGCCTCGGAGAAAGAGAGCAGTAGCCAGCACTGCTAACGCTAGCTGTGGTCAAAGCGAGAAGAATGGTGATGAGCAGAAGACAATGTCAGCAGGCAGAGAAGGACAGGTGAAGATCTCGGAGCACTGCAGCGGCAAAGTAACAAACGCTCTTGGGGAATTTGAACTGGAAGGGATTTACAGGCTCCAGGATCAGGCATCTCCTAGTGACTCTGAACCTAGGGCTGATGAGGACTCTGCCATGGGAACTTTTGACTTGAAGTCTCGGAAGCGGGTCTTTACATATCTATCGCCAGAGAAGGAGGAGAATAACGATGCCAAGAGATCTTGCACTGATAGATGCAACTCGGATCTCACTGGCTTTTCCACAGATGATGGCAACAGAAGCAAGCCAAGAACGGACTCTGTGCTTCCTGAGAAACCAGGAGCATGTGCGCTCATAACTcctgagcagcacagctctgtagGGGACGATGATGTCTTCCTTTTGTCAG GCTCAACTCCGCCCGTGAAGAGCGTGCTGTCTGCTAGCAGCCTGCTGGCACTGACCCGGTCTCCACTGCTGTGCCAGGGACAGACGCCGCCGTCTCGGAGAACGCGTGTGCGAG aaGAGGAATCCGATGCCTTCCCAATTGCTGCCAACCAGGAGCTGTCTCCGTTCCACATCATGGCTTCCAGGAAGCGTCCCCTTAGCAGGACTTACTCACGGAAAAAGCTGCTCAGCTGA